GACAAGATCATCTGCGTCGGCATGAATTATCACGATCACGTAGCCGAGGTGGGCCGCACAGCCACCGAGAAGCCGTCTCTCTTTGCGCGTTTTGCCGGTAGCCAAGTCGGTCATCTGCAGCCGATGATCAAGCCTGCGGTCTCGGAGCAGTTCGATTATGAGGGCGAGCTTGCGGTGGTAATCGGCAGAGAGGGGCGCCACATTGCGAGGGATGAGGCGCTCGAACATGTCGGAGGTTATGCCTGCTATAATGAAGGCAGCATCCGCGACTGGCAACGCCACACGACACAGTTCTTATCAGGCAAGACTTTCCACGGCACCGGCGCCTTCGGTCCGTGGCTCGTCACCGCCGACGAGATCCCCGATCCATCGAAGCTGACGCTGGAAACGCGACTGAACGGCCAGCAGGTGCAGCACACAACGACGGATAAACTGATCACCAGCATCCCGGATCTGATTGCCTATTGCTCGGCCATCCTTCCGCTTCTGCCAGGTGACGTGATCGTCACCGGCACCCCTGGCGGCGTCGGCCTGAAGCGGACACCACCGCTGTTCATGAAGCCGGGCGACATCGTCGAGGTCGAGATTTCCGGTATCGGTGTCTTGCGCAATCCGGTGATCGCTGAAGACTAGCCGAGACAGGGAGAAGAAGGAGGCGCCCCGTTCTAAGAGCCTGACCGAAAAAGCAGTGAATGATCGGCTGTGATTCCTTCGGATTTGCGAGATTCGAGGGAGAACACGATGGTATGGACTAAAATCACTCGTGGTCAGTATCTGCGCGACGGCCTGCGCTATGCAGGTGACATGAAGGATGAAGAGTGGCGTTTGATTGCCCGCCGCCTGCCTCCCCGGCGCCGCTTGAGCCGACCGCGGAAGGTCGATTTTCGCAACGTGATCGAGGCCATTCTGTACGTTCTGCGGGCGTTGCCGCGCGAGTTCCCGCCGTACTCGGTTCAAGGCTATTTCTACGCGTGGCGCGACAACGGGCTGTGGCACAAGCTCGTCAAGGTTCTGGTTCGGTATGCTCGTCGCAGACTGGGACGCGCAAGCCGAGCCCGATGGCGGCGATCATCGACAGCCAAAGCGCTACGACAACACAGGCTGGCGGACCACGAGGCTTTGACCGGGGTAAGCGCGTCTATGGCCGCAAGCGGCACATTGTCACCGATACCGAGGGCCTATTGCCGGCGGTTCATGTCCATCCGGCCAACGTGCAGGATGTCCATGGTGCTGTCGCTTTGCTCGAGCATATTCGCCAGGAACTTCCCAAGCTGCGCCATGTGTTTGCCGATCGCGTCTATCGCGGCCAACAGCTGACAGATGCCATGGCCCACTGTGGTCCGTGGCAAATCGAGATCGTCAAGCGGCCGCACGGCGTCAAAGGCTTCCAGCTCCTGCCGCGGCGCTGAGTCGTCGAGCGCACCTTCGCCTGGTTCGGCCGCTGCCGGCGGCTCGCCAGAGACTTCGAAGGTGCTGCCAGCACAGAAGTCCCCTGGCTTCTCGTCGCCCATCTCAGGCTCCTCACAGACGCCTGGCAAAGCCATGAAAGCCCGCAGACATCATTCTGAGTCAGACTCTGAGGAGAAGATCGTAGCGCTCACGCGACCGACAAGAATAGACATTTTCTGCATCTATTTTTGCAGTCCTCCTTCTTGTGCCATGAGCTCCTTCAGCAAGGAGTGAGAGCTGCAAATCCAGTATCAATTTATCGTCGAGCCCGAGGGAGCCGTTGGTCTCTCCTGATCCCATGTAATGATTTTATAAGAGTATTTGTTACGATTCCCGGATGCCTCAGCTTGAGGTGATTCGCGGAAGAGGAGTGCGCCAATTGTCTGCTGACCGCGTGGAGACGCGAATTGCCGCTTCCAGTTTCGCCGCGACAACCGGCAGCTTGCTGAGAGGCGTGCTGTCGAGCTCCGTTGGTTGCCAGCGGATTATCCTGGCCGCTGCAACGACAGCGCTGCTGCCTTCCGCGCAGGCGCTCGCGCAGTGCTCTCCGCCACCGCCGGCAGCAGTCAGCGTCTCCTCCGGCAGTTGCACGGATCCAGCCTTCACCGATCGGACAAGTCCGGGTACCGTGGTCGAGGTCTCCGGCACCGGGAGCTACAGCGCCACGTCCACCCATCTTCTGGTGACCGGCAACGGCTACGGCGCATACGCGAACAGTGGCGGGACGATCGTCCTGACCGGCACGCCCGACAGCGCCACCTCGCTCAGCGAGATCACGACCTATGGTGCGGGCAGTCATGCCCTCTATGCCAGTGGCGGAGGCCTGATCACCGCCGACAATACGGCTCTCTACACGAACGATGCCGGTGCTTATGGCATTGGAGCGGTTGGAGCGGGCAGCAGGGTTACGCTGACTGAGAGTGGGGTGAACACCTTCGGCGATGGCGCATATGGTGCCTATGCGGCCAGCGGCGGGACAGTCTCCCTGACGCGCGCCGATATCCAAACGTACGGCACGGGTGCTTCGGCCGTCTTTGCGGATATCGGTGGCTCTATCATCCTCAACAGCTTGAATACCTTTAGCATGGGCGCAACCAATGCTTCCGGCGCCGTGGCTTCGGGAGTAGGCAGCAGCCTTGTGTTGAACAACACTTACGTAAACGTCTTGAGTGCCGACAGCGTCGGGCTGTTCGCCACCAGCGGGGGAGCGATCGTCCTCAACGGGGGTGCCGTCGTGACAGGCGACTACTTCGGAGGCACTATCATCGCCGATGCTCCCGGCATCCTCGCTCGAGGACCCGGCAGCAGAATCCAAGTCAGCAATGGTGCGACGTCCGCCACCTATGGTGCGAACAGCCCGGGT
The sequence above is drawn from the Afipia sp. P52-10 genome and encodes:
- a CDS encoding fumarylacetoacetate hydrolase family protein; translated protein: MKLVSFLRDGKSSYGAVKGDDGIVDLGERLGRHGLRTLRQLLGSAALDEANAILARSAADMALADVVLVPVIPDPDKIICVGMNYHDHVAEVGRTATEKPSLFARFAGSQVGHLQPMIKPAVSEQFDYEGELAVVIGREGRHIARDEALEHVGGYACYNEGSIRDWQRHTTQFLSGKTFHGTGAFGPWLVTADEIPDPSKLTLETRLNGQQVQHTTTDKLITSIPDLIAYCSAILPLLPGDVIVTGTPGGVGLKRTPPLFMKPGDIVEVEISGIGVLRNPVIAED